One genomic segment of Brevibacillus laterosporus LMG 15441 includes these proteins:
- a CDS encoding right-handed parallel beta-helix repeat-containing protein, whose translation MRRHTAFRVGSYICLVLMLACLVASGFIIRPAQAKEMKNELQQLIDQAKTDTILKVPAGEYSGPILITKPIHVAAEGTVTVRSQGDAPVVTLKSNQASLRGLTLLDERQGAETATLVMEGSRNVVKELTIETKGTGLQLRNGEHNQIIGNKIKGLLAGKAIPTGLNETRSPGKKGNGIDLKEANNNTIMGNLVENMFDGIYVETSHNNRVEKNMVYDSRYGYHLMFSNDVTLIHNQGDRNVTGGMVMGSDNAIVTDNRFTKQNESVNSQGILLFDVQKARVERNYVEGNRVGLYVEAAEKNEISYNQILQNYIGLQLKESKDNSFTGNHFIGNVTQAEAQGSTDNLLQMNYWDSAQSVDLQGDGKSDLSYRINPFFFALTDQVEAFQIFFQSPGLLFLESMFDDHSGAFLHDPQPLMTPIEQQNQASTTHSPIILVISAIMFLGSIYFIYLMGVRTK comes from the coding sequence ATGCGGCGACATACAGCTTTCAGGGTAGGTAGTTATATTTGCTTGGTTCTGATGCTGGCCTGTTTGGTAGCTAGTGGTTTCATCATACGACCGGCGCAAGCTAAGGAGATGAAAAATGAGTTACAACAACTGATTGATCAGGCTAAGACGGATACGATTCTCAAAGTGCCAGCAGGAGAATACAGTGGTCCTATCCTGATCACTAAGCCGATTCATGTAGCGGCAGAGGGTACCGTAACTGTACGTAGCCAAGGGGATGCTCCTGTAGTCACCTTGAAAAGTAACCAAGCAAGTCTGCGTGGTCTTACTTTATTAGATGAGCGTCAAGGTGCAGAGACTGCTACGCTAGTAATGGAAGGCAGCCGAAATGTAGTAAAAGAGCTCACGATTGAAACAAAGGGAACAGGTCTTCAGCTACGAAACGGTGAGCATAACCAGATCATTGGTAACAAGATCAAAGGGTTGTTGGCGGGAAAAGCTATTCCTACTGGTTTAAATGAAACACGCAGTCCAGGAAAAAAGGGAAATGGAATTGACTTGAAAGAGGCCAACAACAATACCATTATGGGGAATTTGGTTGAAAATATGTTTGACGGTATCTATGTAGAGACCAGTCACAACAACCGTGTGGAGAAAAACATGGTCTACGATTCCCGTTATGGCTATCATCTCATGTTTAGTAATGATGTTACCTTGATACACAATCAGGGCGATCGGAATGTAACTGGCGGTATGGTCATGGGCTCGGACAATGCAATCGTTACAGATAACCGATTCACCAAGCAAAATGAGAGCGTTAACTCGCAAGGTATCCTGCTGTTTGATGTGCAAAAGGCAAGAGTGGAACGTAATTACGTGGAAGGAAACCGCGTTGGGCTTTATGTAGAAGCGGCAGAAAAGAATGAAATTTCCTATAATCAAATATTGCAAAATTACATCGGTTTGCAATTGAAAGAATCGAAAGACAATTCATTTACAGGCAATCATTTTATTGGAAACGTAACTCAGGCAGAGGCTCAAGGCAGTACAGATAACCTTTTGCAGATGAATTATTGGGACAGTGCTCAAAGCGTAGATTTGCAAGGGGATGGTAAGAGCGATTTGTCCTACCGTATTAATCCATTTTTCTTTGCTTTAACAGATCAAGTAGAGGCATTCCAGATTTTCTTTCAATCACCGGGACTATTATTTTTAGAGAGCATGTTTGATGATCATTCTGGCGCATTTTTGCATGATCCACAGCCTTTGATGACGCCAATCGAGCAACAAAACCAAGCATCTACAACTCATTCGCCGATAATCCTTGTGATTAGTGCGATTATGTTTTTAGGAAGCATTTATTTTATCTACTTAATGGGGGTTCGTACAAAATGA
- a CDS encoding FixH family protein, translating to MKGLKVMGNPQNRKGSLLSLFILILCVLALVGCEPRGPKPDITAEFSSEPAPPKVGEQTILTAKLGGLENYDEVYVDIELKLEGQRTRELVKAKQGEKAVYAAKQKFSKPGTYDVTVHVYTPQLHETVMKKITVE from the coding sequence ATGAAAGGGTTGAAAGTGATGGGAAATCCCCAAAACAGGAAAGGAAGCCTGCTTTCCCTCTTCATTCTCATCCTATGCGTATTAGCGCTAGTTGGGTGTGAACCAAGAGGGCCTAAACCAGATATAACAGCAGAATTTAGCAGTGAACCAGCACCTCCTAAGGTAGGAGAGCAAACGATTTTAACTGCCAAATTGGGTGGGCTGGAGAATTATGATGAGGTGTATGTCGATATCGAATTAAAATTGGAGGGGCAACGTACACGCGAGCTAGTGAAAGCTAAGCAGGGAGAGAAGGCGGTATATGCGGCCAAGCAAAAGTTCTCTAAACCTGGCACGTACGATGTGACTGTCCATGTCTATACACCCCAACTGCACGAAACAGTCATGAAGAAGATTACAGTGGAATAA
- a CDS encoding ABC transporter ATP-binding protein, which translates to MGSRSEAVNKVVDTHDVKSSASKKERLLIKGVSKRIKQQTLVEPFELSMDAGEIVALCGGNGAGKSTILRMIVGITQPSEGNITVNGMSWKENRTEYSNQIGYMPDQFNFGNGLTAWETLQFYASLRKINVTRTEEVLELVGLTDVQDKRVSTFSKGMQQRLLFAQAILAKPALVVLDEPTNGLDPYWMEEFVQLVQQIKREGSSVIFSTHQLNIAELACDRAIFLQKGRIIQQGSVEHFQQKYGTLGLQGAFAEIFPFGQRAGQEIKLS; encoded by the coding sequence GTGGGTAGCAGATCTGAAGCAGTAAATAAAGTGGTAGATACGCATGATGTAAAATCTAGTGCATCGAAAAAGGAACGTTTACTTATTAAGGGTGTGAGTAAACGAATCAAACAGCAAACATTAGTTGAACCATTTGAGCTTTCGATGGATGCTGGTGAGATCGTGGCATTATGTGGCGGCAATGGAGCGGGGAAGAGTACTATTTTACGGATGATCGTAGGCATTACACAGCCGTCTGAAGGTAACATTACTGTAAATGGCATGAGCTGGAAGGAAAATCGCACTGAGTATTCTAACCAGATCGGCTATATGCCCGATCAGTTCAACTTCGGTAATGGACTGACAGCTTGGGAGACTTTACAATTTTATGCTTCCTTGCGTAAAATTAATGTGACAAGAACCGAAGAAGTGCTCGAATTAGTTGGCCTTACGGATGTACAAGACAAACGTGTCAGCACGTTCTCAAAAGGAATGCAGCAGCGTTTGTTATTTGCGCAGGCTATATTGGCAAAGCCAGCCTTGGTGGTCTTAGACGAGCCTACCAACGGACTTGATCCTTATTGGATGGAAGAGTTTGTCCAGTTAGTTCAACAAATTAAGCGAGAAGGAAGTAGTGTTATTTTTTCTACGCATCAGCTTAATATTGCGGAACTGGCGTGTGATCGAGCTATCTTTTTACAAAAAGGACGCATTATACAGCAAGGAAGTGTAGAGCACTTTCAACAAAAATACGGAACTCTCGGTTTACAAGGAGCGTTCGCAGAAATCTTTCCATTTGGACAACGTGCGGGGCAGGAGATAAAGCTAAGCTAG
- a CDS encoding ABC transporter permease, whose amino-acid sequence MQAIHIAKREIQIGFRNPWAYSFLALFSLFSLALLLIQAQAYMEGYTHTTGAMLNLILYLLPLMTLLLGSFSITSEKEEGSWQLLSTYPLSTSAFLGGKYLGLAAVLIAIISFGYGLSGLVGALFGKGFTLSLLVFFFLFSILLILLFLGIAVWIGTFCQNRWQALTVGVSIWFLFILAWPTLLISVLGWLPYQAIKPAVQILTILNPAELVRIFMVIKMGGGSIFGPEYYQWVDWLKTSMGTTLFAVFCLLWVVLMMAGSILAWERRRYRG is encoded by the coding sequence ATGCAAGCTATCCATATCGCCAAGCGGGAAATACAGATTGGATTTCGCAATCCGTGGGCCTATTCATTCTTAGCCCTCTTCTCGCTATTTAGCCTAGCTTTGTTGTTGATTCAAGCCCAAGCCTACATGGAGGGGTATACCCATACGACAGGAGCTATGCTTAATTTAATCTTATATTTATTACCACTGATGACGTTGCTGCTTGGTTCCTTTTCTATTACTTCGGAAAAGGAAGAAGGAAGCTGGCAGTTACTTTCTACGTATCCGCTCTCTACATCCGCGTTTCTTGGTGGGAAATATCTGGGGCTAGCTGCTGTTTTAATTGCGATTATCAGTTTTGGATATGGCCTATCTGGATTGGTAGGAGCTTTGTTTGGCAAAGGCTTTACGCTTTCACTGTTAGTGTTTTTCTTCCTTTTTTCTATCTTATTAATCTTGCTGTTTTTAGGGATTGCCGTATGGATCGGAACCTTCTGTCAGAATCGTTGGCAGGCTTTAACGGTTGGTGTTAGCATTTGGTTCTTGTTTATTTTAGCTTGGCCTACCCTATTGATCTCCGTTCTGGGCTGGTTGCCTTATCAAGCAATTAAGCCTGCGGTGCAAATTTTAACCATATTAAATCCAGCCGAATTAGTTCGTATTTTTATGGTTATTAAAATGGGGGGCGGCTCTATTTTTGGTCCCGAGTACTACCAATGGGTAGACTGGTTAAAGACCAGTATGGGTACGACTTTGTTCGCTGTTTTTTGCCTGCTTTGGGTGGTATTGATGATGGCTGGATCTATCTTGGCCTGGGAAAGAAGGCGATACCGTGGGTAG
- a CDS encoding HD-GYP domain-containing protein, giving the protein MVQVHMDLSLEGRVLAEDIYNAYGVLLLSKGTVLTSKEIAKLKGNGFQSVNVKEIPHNQEDDRYLRKQFQQISANNHLVETYMNATQTLKSLYTSVTHQYMPPIHEFEQLYETLRDQVISQRDLFRSLYLLEGSENYTYRHSINVGILSAIIANLVGMPQEEVEMMGVAGLLHDIGKMLVPSKIVMKPDRLTEDEFEIMKLHTVYGHDLFQKSGEFPDVFAQIALLHHERMDGSGYPEQRIGDEIPLSCQIVAIADMFDAICSDRIYKERTSPFEAAQLLWNDACIGKLNPKIVSTFMQSIISMYIGSRALLSNGDEVEIVLINADEPMRPLVRKGTEYFDLRNKRDLHLQKMIL; this is encoded by the coding sequence TTGGTTCAAGTACATATGGATCTTAGTTTAGAGGGAAGAGTGCTGGCGGAGGATATCTATAACGCATATGGTGTGCTTCTTTTATCCAAAGGCACCGTGTTAACCTCCAAAGAAATCGCTAAATTAAAAGGAAATGGCTTTCAGTCGGTTAACGTAAAAGAGATCCCTCACAATCAAGAGGACGATCGTTACCTACGTAAGCAATTTCAGCAAATTTCGGCTAATAATCACTTGGTTGAAACCTATATGAATGCCACGCAAACCTTAAAGAGCTTATATACCTCTGTTACACACCAGTACATGCCGCCCATCCATGAATTTGAACAACTATATGAAACATTACGTGACCAAGTGATAAGCCAAAGGGATTTGTTTCGCTCATTGTATCTACTAGAAGGGTCAGAAAATTACACGTATCGACATTCTATTAATGTTGGCATTTTATCGGCTATCATTGCTAATCTGGTCGGCATGCCCCAAGAAGAAGTAGAGATGATGGGGGTTGCTGGTTTATTACATGATATTGGGAAAATGCTGGTACCGTCAAAAATCGTAATGAAGCCAGATCGGCTGACGGAGGACGAATTTGAAATCATGAAGCTTCACACGGTGTACGGGCATGATTTATTCCAGAAATCCGGGGAATTTCCTGACGTTTTTGCCCAAATTGCTCTGCTGCACCATGAAAGAATGGATGGCAGTGGATATCCTGAGCAACGTATAGGCGATGAAATCCCCTTATCCTGTCAGATCGTAGCCATCGCTGATATGTTTGACGCAATTTGCTCTGATCGAATTTATAAAGAACGTACATCACCGTTTGAAGCAGCCCAATTACTATGGAACGATGCATGCATAGGAAAATTAAATCCCAAAATTGTCTCTACCTTTATGCAGTCGATTATCTCGATGTATATCGGAAGTCGTGCCCTGCTTAGTAATGGTGACGAGGTAGAAATTGTCCTCATAAATGCAGACGAGCCCATGCGACCACTAGTGCGGAAAGGAACAGAATATTTCGATTTGAGAAACAAGCGAGATCTACATTTACAAAAAATGATTTTGTAA
- the pdxK gene encoding pyridoxine/pyridoxal/pyridoxamine kinase has translation MTMHKALTIAGSDSSGGAGIQADLKTFQERNVYGMTSITALVAMDENWAHLVYPQPLEAIEAQLETTMHYVGVDALKTGMLATKEVIELAARKIAEYNVTKVVVDPVMICKGEDTVLLDEQAIKAMREELIPRAMVVTPNLPEAAFLSGLKINTVEDMKAAAKKIHEMGAKYVLIKGGGRLEDSQAVDLLFDGESFEILETEKFDTTFTHGAGCTYSAAITAELAKGAEVKDAVKTAKAFITEAIRQAFPLNQHVGPTCHSAYRAVEGK, from the coding sequence ATGACTATGCATAAAGCTCTGACTATCGCGGGTTCAGATTCAAGCGGTGGAGCAGGAATTCAGGCAGACTTAAAAACATTTCAGGAACGCAATGTTTATGGAATGACTTCTATTACAGCATTGGTAGCTATGGATGAAAACTGGGCCCATCTCGTTTATCCGCAACCTCTTGAAGCGATTGAGGCACAATTGGAAACAACTATGCATTATGTGGGTGTAGATGCCCTGAAGACAGGGATGCTGGCAACAAAAGAAGTAATTGAGCTGGCTGCCCGCAAAATTGCTGAATATAATGTAACGAAGGTTGTTGTTGACCCGGTAATGATTTGCAAAGGGGAAGACACTGTTCTCTTAGATGAGCAAGCTATTAAAGCGATGCGTGAAGAGTTAATCCCAAGAGCAATGGTGGTAACACCTAACTTGCCCGAAGCTGCATTTCTTAGTGGTTTAAAGATTAATACGGTTGAAGATATGAAAGCGGCGGCGAAGAAAATCCATGAGATGGGAGCCAAATATGTCTTGATCAAAGGCGGCGGTCGTCTTGAGGATAGCCAAGCGGTAGATCTTTTGTTTGACGGGGAGTCATTCGAAATCTTAGAAACAGAAAAATTCGATACCACATTTACTCATGGGGCAGGCTGCACATATTCTGCTGCAATTACTGCTGAATTGGCAAAAGGAGCGGAAGTGAAGGATGCTGTTAAAACAGCGAAGGCTTTCATTACAGAAGCGATTCGCCAAGCATTCCCGTTAAACCAACATGTGGGACCAACATGCCATTCTGCTTACCGTGCAGTAGAAGGTAAATAA
- a CDS encoding TIGR00730 family Rossman fold protein, with amino-acid sequence MKRLAVFCGSSNGAPSAYREGAVQLGKELAKRGISLVYGGASVGIMGTVADTVLEEGGEVIGVMPKLLIEREISHQHVTKLFIVESMHERKAKMAELADGFIALPGGPGTLEEFFEIFTWAQIGIHQKPLGLLNINHYYDPLLALFDHMVTEQFLQAKYRSMSIVDSDAKALLDKFETYQAPTVKTY; translated from the coding sequence TTGAAACGTCTAGCTGTTTTCTGTGGTTCAAGTAATGGAGCACCATCGGCTTATCGGGAAGGGGCTGTCCAATTAGGCAAAGAATTGGCTAAACGAGGCATTTCATTGGTTTACGGCGGGGCAAGCGTTGGAATTATGGGCACAGTCGCTGACACAGTGTTAGAGGAGGGCGGCGAGGTAATCGGCGTCATGCCTAAGTTGCTCATAGAACGGGAAATCTCTCATCAGCATGTAACAAAGCTTTTCATTGTGGAATCCATGCATGAGAGAAAAGCCAAAATGGCAGAACTAGCAGATGGATTTATTGCGTTACCAGGGGGTCCTGGTACGTTAGAGGAATTTTTCGAGATCTTTACTTGGGCCCAAATTGGAATCCATCAAAAGCCTCTGGGTCTTCTCAATATTAATCACTACTATGATCCGCTACTCGCTCTATTTGACCACATGGTAACAGAGCAGTTCTTACAGGCAAAATATCGCTCCATGAGCATCGTGGATTCAGATGCCAAGGCTTTACTGGATAAGTTTGAAACGTATCAGGCCCCAACTGTTAAAACATATTAG
- a CDS encoding MazG nucleotide pyrophosphohydrolase domain-containing protein, protein MNIVEFQKWVKDYYEQRGWSELDIFIRIGFLAEEMGEVARAIRALEIGRDRPDEKIGTIIEKKQELTEELGDVLGNLIVIANKYDIALEDIFQSHREKLQKRYAQHEKS, encoded by the coding sequence TTGAACATCGTAGAATTTCAAAAATGGGTCAAGGATTATTATGAACAAAGAGGATGGTCGGAGTTAGATATTTTTATTCGCATCGGTTTTCTGGCAGAAGAAATGGGCGAGGTAGCAAGGGCGATCAGAGCTCTGGAAATTGGGAGAGATCGGCCGGATGAAAAGATAGGAACCATAATAGAAAAAAAACAAGAGTTAACAGAAGAACTAGGGGATGTGCTTGGGAACCTCATCGTCATTGCGAACAAGTATGATATTGCCCTTGAAGATATTTTTCAATCTCATCGTGAGAAACTGCAAAAACGTTATGCACAGCATGAGAAATCCTAA
- a CDS encoding nitrous oxide reductase accessory protein NosL, protein MKKTHMIWASITLVSALMTGCGGQSAQPVAINESVDKCDICNMQIADDHNATEIILKDGKALKFDDIGDLFAWIKKNGTEKIDVKFVRDYHTKEWMNLNDATFAYDKEFKTPMAYGVYSFKDKQSAEAFVKEQGKGQILTAEQLNSHNWEMNMDQMEHHGDKKHHGDMEHKEGDKAGEHSQQHDAGKAEGHSTQQHDAGKSAGEHNGSTPSTETPASGAGH, encoded by the coding sequence ATGAAAAAAACACATATGATTTGGGCAAGCATTACATTGGTTTCCGCTTTAATGACAGGCTGTGGAGGACAGTCAGCACAGCCGGTGGCGATTAATGAAAGCGTTGATAAATGCGATATCTGCAACATGCAAATCGCTGATGATCATAATGCAACTGAAATCATTTTAAAGGATGGAAAAGCACTAAAATTTGATGACATCGGCGATCTGTTTGCTTGGATTAAAAAGAACGGAACTGAAAAAATTGACGTGAAATTCGTGCGTGATTACCACACGAAAGAGTGGATGAATCTAAACGATGCTACTTTTGCTTACGATAAAGAATTTAAAACACCAATGGCTTACGGAGTGTACTCTTTTAAAGATAAGCAATCTGCGGAAGCGTTCGTAAAAGAACAAGGTAAAGGCCAAATCCTGACAGCAGAGCAGCTTAACAGCCATAATTGGGAAATGAATATGGATCAAATGGAGCATCACGGTGATAAGAAGCATCATGGTGATATGGAGCATAAAGAGGGAGACAAGGCTGGCGAACATTCACAACAACATGATGCAGGTAAAGCTGAGGGGCATTCAACACAACAGCACGATGCAGGTAAAAGCGCAGGCGAACACAATGGCTCTACTCCATCCACTGAAACACCAGCTAGTGGAGCAGGGCACTAG
- the feoB gene encoding ferrous iron transport protein B has protein sequence MITIALAGNPNTGKTTLFNILTGSYEYVGNWPGVTVEKKIGLLRNKQGRLIDLPGIYSLNPLSKDEGVATQYLIDHHPDVLLNIVDASQLERNLYLTVQLLEYGAPMVIGLNMTDVAKARGFAIDETKLAEKLQCSVLPIVARTGAGCQQLADSFSQVVQKPNRPFHVNYGEVLEETITTLVELLPASLEQLPPKRWLALQFLEGNQLVSDLLEKYVSRARLEEIYKQAEANIKKMESFQNCTLQQYIRKVRSTLIHDMISSCREQVRQVEKTWTDRIDSFLTHKFLGLPIFLLFMYLTFKLTFEWIGAPISDAFDDFLGGPFTDWLRATLERVGVSEFLQAALLDGVVAGVGGVLVFIPQIFVLFFLISLIEDSGYMARVAMVMDKIMEMIGLNGKAFIPMIIGFGCNVPGVMAARSIEQPKERLLTILLTPLMSCSARLPIYSLFVGTFFAANQATIVLSIYVLGIVLSLLLAKLFSSTVLKQEGSMFIIELPPYRIPQGRTLFRSTWEKGKGFIRKAGTFIFGGSIVIWFLSYAGPAGLDVELNDSFLAMIGGGLAPLLIPLGFGTWQAGAALITGFLAKEVVVSTMNIIYAAPDDHTLQAVIQTHYSSLSAYSFMVFVLLYVPCLATVAVIKKETGSTKWTWFSVLYGLGIAYVVSFIIYQVGTLLGF, from the coding sequence ATGATTACGATTGCTCTTGCAGGTAACCCAAATACGGGGAAGACCACACTATTTAACATCCTGACCGGCTCATATGAATACGTAGGAAACTGGCCCGGTGTAACTGTTGAGAAAAAGATAGGCTTGCTCCGTAACAAACAAGGTCGGCTGATTGATTTACCAGGAATCTATTCATTGAATCCTCTGTCCAAGGACGAGGGTGTGGCCACTCAATATTTAATAGATCACCATCCGGACGTGCTTTTAAATATTGTAGATGCCTCGCAATTAGAACGGAATCTGTATTTAACCGTACAGCTATTGGAATACGGAGCACCCATGGTGATTGGACTAAATATGACAGATGTTGCAAAAGCTAGAGGCTTTGCCATTGATGAGACAAAGCTAGCTGAGAAGCTCCAATGCTCTGTCCTGCCGATTGTTGCCCGTACAGGGGCTGGATGCCAGCAGCTAGCTGATAGCTTTAGTCAAGTAGTCCAAAAGCCAAATCGTCCGTTTCATGTAAATTATGGAGAAGTACTTGAGGAAACAATCACTACGCTTGTGGAATTATTGCCGGCAAGCTTGGAACAGCTACCTCCGAAACGTTGGTTAGCTCTGCAATTTTTAGAAGGCAACCAATTAGTGTCTGATTTGTTGGAGAAATATGTATCAAGAGCCCGATTAGAAGAGATTTACAAGCAAGCGGAAGCGAACATCAAAAAAATGGAGAGTTTCCAAAACTGTACACTCCAGCAATATATACGCAAAGTGCGCAGTACCCTTATTCATGACATGATCTCTAGTTGCAGGGAGCAGGTAAGACAGGTGGAGAAAACCTGGACGGATCGCATTGACTCCTTTTTAACACATAAATTTTTAGGCTTGCCTATCTTTTTATTGTTTATGTATCTCACCTTTAAATTAACATTTGAATGGATTGGGGCGCCGATATCTGATGCCTTCGATGATTTCCTGGGAGGGCCATTTACAGATTGGCTGCGAGCTACCTTGGAGAGAGTCGGAGTTTCTGAATTCTTGCAAGCGGCTCTACTAGATGGTGTTGTTGCCGGAGTCGGAGGCGTGCTTGTTTTTATTCCGCAGATTTTTGTATTATTTTTCCTTATCTCCCTTATCGAGGACTCTGGCTATATGGCACGGGTTGCCATGGTCATGGATAAAATTATGGAGATGATTGGGTTAAACGGAAAAGCTTTTATTCCCATGATTATCGGTTTTGGCTGTAATGTACCGGGAGTCATGGCGGCGCGTTCAATTGAACAGCCCAAGGAACGACTTTTAACCATTTTGTTAACACCTCTTATGTCGTGTTCGGCTCGCTTACCGATCTATAGTTTATTTGTTGGAACGTTCTTTGCAGCTAATCAAGCCACTATTGTCTTGTCTATCTATGTATTAGGTATTGTTTTATCGCTCTTATTAGCAAAATTATTTTCTTCTACTGTATTAAAGCAGGAAGGCTCTATGTTTATTATTGAGTTGCCTCCTTATCGAATACCACAAGGACGTACCTTATTTCGTAGCACGTGGGAAAAAGGAAAGGGATTCATCCGAAAAGCGGGAACCTTCATTTTTGGAGGCTCGATTGTCATTTGGTTCTTGAGCTATGCTGGTCCAGCAGGGCTTGATGTAGAGCTTAACGATAGCTTCCTTGCGATGATTGGCGGAGGATTGGCGCCACTGCTGATACCGCTTGGCTTTGGAACGTGGCAAGCGGGGGCTGCCCTCATTACGGGCTTCTTAGCAAAAGAAGTAGTAGTGTCTACGATGAATATTATTTATGCAGCACCAGATGATCATACACTACAGGCTGTCATTCAAACACATTACTCCTCTTTAAGCGCTTATAGCTTTATGGTTTTCGTTCTCTTGTATGTTCCATGCTTGGCAACAGTAGCTGTGATTAAAAAGGAAACAGGTTCTACTAAATGGACATGGTTCTCTGTGCTTTATGGACTTGGTATTGCCTATGTAGTATCGTTCATTATCTATCAGGTAGGGACATTGCTCGGATTTTAG
- a CDS encoding FeoB-associated Cys-rich membrane protein, producing the protein MILNIVIGTFIFGYAAWTLWRYVQKSKKGKCAGCSQEKKCSSACCSPDSTQQKHIPR; encoded by the coding sequence ATGATACTTAATATTGTGATTGGAACGTTCATTTTTGGTTATGCAGCGTGGACCTTGTGGCGATATGTTCAGAAGAGTAAAAAGGGGAAATGTGCTGGATGCAGTCAGGAGAAAAAATGCTCATCCGCATGCTGTTCGCCTGATTCAACCCAACAGAAGCATATTCCAAGATAG
- a CDS encoding FeoA family protein: MVLADVKAGISARIVDITQVSALVRRRLIDLDIMEGTVVRIKKILPFGGPYTLEAGGQIIGIRRNEAKQIKVVCE, encoded by the coding sequence ATGGTACTAGCAGATGTTAAAGCGGGGATTTCCGCTAGAATCGTAGATATTACTCAAGTGAGCGCTCTAGTGAGGCGGCGCTTAATCGATTTGGACATTATGGAAGGAACGGTTGTCCGCATAAAAAAAATACTGCCATTTGGCGGTCCATATACATTGGAAGCAGGAGGTCAAATTATCGGGATTAGACGAAATGAAGCCAAACAGATAAAGGTCGTGTGTGAATGA